Proteins from one Streptomyces sp. NBC_00289 genomic window:
- a CDS encoding NUDIX hydrolase: MPPSVDHIRSVAEAYLARHSDERDSLTLLFAALAAADDPTNRKTFPAHVTCSAIVINGARHVLHIVHKASGKLLAPGGHNEPDDRHLRDAALRELHEEAGIPPSAVVPLSGFEDVPLDIDVHTIDANPSKDEPAHHHVDFRWVFLLGAGHTVTLQEEEVHGYQWRPFTSAASPTVRSKLALLP, from the coding sequence GTGCCTCCCTCCGTCGACCACATCCGCTCCGTCGCCGAGGCGTACCTCGCCCGCCACTCGGACGAACGCGACTCCCTCACCCTGCTGTTCGCCGCGCTCGCCGCCGCAGACGACCCCACGAACCGCAAGACGTTCCCCGCCCACGTGACATGCAGCGCCATCGTCATCAACGGCGCCCGGCACGTGCTGCACATCGTGCACAAGGCGTCCGGGAAACTGCTGGCGCCCGGCGGCCACAACGAACCGGATGACCGGCACCTGCGCGACGCCGCCCTGCGCGAACTGCACGAGGAGGCAGGCATCCCGCCCAGCGCCGTCGTTCCCCTCTCCGGCTTCGAGGACGTTCCCCTCGACATCGACGTGCACACCATCGACGCGAACCCCTCGAAGGACGAGCCGGCCCACCACCACGTGGACTTCCGCTGGGTCTTCCTTCTCGGCGCAGGGCACACGGTGACCCTCCAGGAAGAGGAGGTCCACGGCTACCAATGGCGGCCGTTCACGAGCGCCGCCTCGCCCACCGTCCGCTCCAAGCTCGCCCTGCTGCCCTGA
- a CDS encoding IS701 family transposase, producing MTARRPCPPAPGPLEEYAARFDDLFFSLAQRRGFREYLTGLLAPRERNKTITCLAGAEPVAGAGTPGVQRLQFFLSESPWEVEQVNDRRLELLREQSATAPHDGGVIVIDDSGDRKDGTATANVGRQWLGRLGKTDNGIVTVTTVWTDGRVYYPLHATPYTPAHHFARGRSDPAFRTKPQLSAALAARGKEAGFDCRAVVADCAYSVSDTWYLALREAGLAYVVALKPHRGTWAPADQPHTPIEAAHALTWHDAKRPGDWTPVERHFRDGHTETWWAADARLGGYGPDSPGRLVVATTDPAQLPEKATWYLATNLPHPDAPHAATSPHPPADLAEIVRLYGLRPWIEQSYKQIKDELGWADFQVRSDRAIRRHQTLVNCAFSFCWDQWFAPPGPLDATAPDPCPGDGPERGTRPVPPAPTALLAQGLTIHPFLAHPRHHPQPMVASLDRHGPTLRAPGPH from the coding sequence ATGACTGCTCGCCGTCCATGTCCGCCCGCGCCGGGGCCGTTGGAGGAGTACGCGGCCCGGTTCGACGACCTCTTCTTCAGCCTGGCACAGCGGCGGGGGTTTCGTGAGTACCTGACCGGGCTGCTGGCGCCGCGGGAGCGGAACAAGACGATCACCTGCCTGGCAGGAGCTGAGCCCGTGGCCGGTGCGGGCACGCCGGGAGTGCAGCGGCTGCAGTTCTTCCTGTCCGAGTCTCCCTGGGAGGTGGAGCAGGTCAACGACCGGCGGCTTGAACTGCTGCGTGAGCAGTCGGCGACCGCTCCGCACGACGGCGGGGTCATCGTGATCGACGACTCTGGGGACCGCAAGGACGGCACGGCCACCGCCAACGTGGGTCGGCAGTGGCTGGGCCGGTTGGGCAAGACCGACAACGGCATCGTCACGGTGACCACGGTGTGGACCGACGGCCGCGTGTACTACCCGCTGCACGCGACTCCCTACACCCCCGCCCACCACTTCGCCCGCGGCCGGTCCGACCCGGCCTTCCGCACGAAACCTCAACTGTCCGCTGCCCTCGCGGCCCGAGGCAAGGAGGCAGGCTTCGACTGCCGGGCGGTGGTCGCCGACTGCGCCTACTCCGTCAGTGACACCTGGTATCTCGCACTGCGCGAGGCAGGCCTGGCCTACGTGGTCGCGCTCAAACCGCACCGCGGCACCTGGGCCCCGGCCGACCAGCCACACACCCCCATCGAAGCCGCCCACGCCCTGACCTGGCACGATGCCAAGCGTCCAGGCGACTGGACGCCCGTTGAGCGTCACTTCCGCGACGGGCACACCGAGACCTGGTGGGCCGCCGATGCCCGCCTGGGCGGCTACGGCCCCGACTCACCCGGCCGGCTGGTCGTGGCCACCACCGACCCGGCCCAGCTGCCGGAGAAGGCCACCTGGTATCTGGCCACCAACCTGCCCCACCCCGACGCACCTCACGCCGCCACCAGCCCGCACCCGCCGGCCGACCTCGCCGAGATCGTCCGCCTCTACGGCCTGCGGCCCTGGATCGAACAGAGCTACAAACAGATCAAGGACGAACTAGGCTGGGCCGACTTCCAAGTCCGCTCTGACCGCGCCATCCGCCGCCACCAGACCCTGGTCAACTGCGCCTTCTCCTTCTGCTGGGACCAATGGTTCGCCCCACCCGGACCACTGGATGCCACCGCGCCGGATCCCTGTCCCGGCGACGGGCCAGAGAGGGGGACCCGCCCCGTCCCACCAGCCCCAACAGCCTTGCTGGCCCAGGGCCTTACGATCCATCCGTTCCTGGCTCACCCCCGCCATCACCCTCAACCGATGGTGGCAAGCCTGGACCGACACGGACCCACCCTCCGAGCTCCAGGCCCTCATTGA
- a CDS encoding FKBP-type peptidyl-prolyl cis-trans isomerase — translation MSELTKPEVDVPEVDAPTELTIRDLVVGDGAEVKPGMVVRVHYVGVTFESGKEFDASWDRGQPFKFALGSGKVIKGWDRGVRGMKVGGRREIIVPPRLGYGNQSPSPLIPAGSTLVFVVDLLDSYSSTTGWSNA, via the coding sequence ATGAGTGAACTGACGAAGCCCGAGGTCGACGTTCCGGAGGTTGACGCTCCTACCGAGCTGACCATCCGGGACCTGGTCGTCGGGGACGGGGCTGAGGTGAAGCCGGGCATGGTGGTCAGGGTCCACTATGTCGGGGTGACCTTCGAGTCCGGGAAGGAGTTCGACGCCTCCTGGGACCGCGGTCAGCCGTTCAAGTTCGCCCTGGGCAGTGGCAAGGTCATCAAGGGCTGGGACCGGGGGGTGAGGGGGATGAAGGTCGGCGGTCGGCGCGAGATCATCGTTCCCCCGCGTCTCGGCTACGGCAATCAGTCGCCTTCGCCGTTGATCCCGGCGGGCTCGACCCTGGTCTTCGTGGTGGACCTGCTGGACTCGTATTCCAGCACAACCGGGTGGAGCAACGCCTAG
- a CDS encoding amidase family protein gives MTSTAGFNELPLTSHVGLPSLVMPVARNASGLPIGVQLVGPAHSDRTLLAMAEYLGSLLRATAGGLSS, from the coding sequence TTGACCTCTACCGCCGGATTTAACGAACTACCGCTAACCAGCCACGTTGGTCTGCCCAGCCTGGTCATGCCTGTTGCGCGAAACGCGAGCGGTCTCCCGATCGGCGTGCAGCTCGTCGGACCGGCGCACTCGGACCGGACCCTGCTCGCAATGGCCGAATACCTGGGTTCGCTTCTCAGAGCGACTGCCGGGGGACTCAGCTCCTGA
- a CDS encoding adenosylhomocysteinase, which produces MESPERARLDAFFRQITTQFPAGDAITTLVITHLLPERPAFLRAMTAVSTVGAVLPKPRSIHQPTLDAVRRTFPVHDLTRERFTDNTQALDYLEDTAGGRDVVLVDIGGYFAASLDTLVGKFSGRILGIVEDTENGHQRYAALDKLPCPVVSVARSPLKDCEDHLVGRSIVFSTEALVRARGDILTSRNACVIGFGKIGRAIAQTLRAQDLRVTVYDSDPVKRVQAHSLGFRTSNSTAEAVSDAELVLCATGNLALRQGDFAALRNGAYLGSVTSSEDELELGSLDELYQRTPVSAQLTRYEVTGHYFYVLADGGAVNFVHGAAVGAYIHLVQAEILAATAALSHTRFQPGLHEMPAADRDAIARIWLHHFER; this is translated from the coding sequence ATGGAGAGTCCCGAGCGAGCGCGGCTGGACGCCTTTTTCCGGCAGATCACGACGCAGTTCCCCGCTGGCGACGCGATCACGACGCTCGTCATCACGCATCTGCTCCCCGAACGGCCGGCGTTCCTGCGGGCCATGACCGCGGTGTCCACGGTCGGCGCCGTGCTGCCGAAACCCCGATCGATCCACCAGCCGACCCTCGACGCCGTCCGCCGTACCTTCCCCGTCCACGACCTGACCCGAGAACGGTTCACCGACAACACCCAGGCCCTGGACTACCTGGAGGACACAGCGGGCGGCCGGGACGTCGTCCTGGTGGACATCGGCGGCTACTTCGCGGCAAGTCTCGACACACTCGTGGGCAAGTTCTCCGGCCGCATCCTCGGCATCGTCGAGGACACCGAGAACGGACACCAGCGGTACGCCGCTCTCGACAAACTGCCGTGCCCGGTCGTCTCGGTGGCCCGCTCCCCGCTCAAGGACTGCGAAGACCACCTCGTCGGCCGCTCGATCGTGTTCTCCACCGAAGCCCTCGTCCGCGCCCGCGGGGACATCCTCACCAGCCGCAACGCCTGCGTCATCGGCTTCGGCAAGATCGGCCGCGCCATCGCCCAGACCCTGCGCGCCCAGGACCTGCGCGTCACCGTGTACGACAGCGATCCGGTCAAGCGAGTTCAGGCGCACTCCCTCGGCTTCCGCACCAGCAACTCCACCGCCGAGGCCGTGAGCGACGCGGAACTCGTCCTGTGCGCCACCGGCAACCTCGCCCTGCGGCAGGGCGACTTCGCCGCCCTGCGCAATGGCGCCTACCTCGGATCGGTGACCTCATCCGAGGACGAGCTCGAACTCGGCAGCCTCGACGAGCTCTACCAGCGCACCCCAGTCAGCGCTCAGCTGACGCGATACGAGGTGACCGGCCACTACTTCTACGTTCTCGCCGACGGCGGTGCCGTCAACTTCGTGCACGGCGCTGCCGTCGGCGCGTACATCCATCTCGTCCAGGCCGAGATACTCGCCGCCACCGCCGCGCTCAGCCACACCCGCTTCCAGCCCGGACTGCACGAGATGCCGGCGGCCGACCGCGACGCCATCGCCAGAATTTGGCTCCACCACTTCGAAAGGTGA
- a CDS encoding 3-deoxy-manno-octulosonate cytidylyltransferase, giving the protein MAATTLLTPGATPRRHVAVIPCRWGASRFPGKPLARLGDKPLLWHVHQRCLEAKRLDGAIVTTDDERIEAACRQLGIECIRTGEHLTGTDRVAEVAERLPAEAYINVQGDEPFISPAAIDAVSEALECLAPGAFAVNAYSELVDVGAVLDHNVVKVVVSAQGKALLFSRQPIPYPKGDRPKYLRQLGLYGFTGPALQRFRQLQQGPLERAEGVEMLRFVEHGHAVQMVPVLDDGVAVDTPEDLARAESLLAQYTCLTAGTTGRPVGP; this is encoded by the coding sequence GTGGCCGCCACCACACTTCTAACTCCCGGCGCCACACCGCGCCGGCACGTCGCTGTCATACCCTGCCGCTGGGGCGCTTCGCGCTTTCCCGGTAAACCGTTGGCGCGCCTCGGCGACAAGCCGCTGCTCTGGCACGTCCACCAGCGCTGCCTGGAGGCCAAACGTCTCGACGGAGCCATCGTGACGACCGACGACGAACGCATCGAAGCGGCGTGCCGCCAGCTGGGCATCGAGTGCATCCGTACCGGAGAGCACCTCACCGGCACCGACCGCGTCGCGGAGGTCGCCGAGCGCCTGCCGGCCGAGGCGTACATCAACGTCCAGGGCGACGAGCCGTTCATCTCGCCGGCCGCCATCGACGCCGTCTCCGAGGCCCTGGAGTGCCTGGCGCCGGGCGCGTTCGCCGTGAACGCGTACTCCGAACTGGTCGACGTCGGCGCCGTCCTGGACCACAACGTCGTCAAGGTCGTTGTCTCGGCCCAAGGCAAGGCCCTGTTGTTCTCGCGCCAGCCCATTCCCTATCCGAAGGGCGACCGCCCGAAGTACCTCCGCCAACTGGGCCTCTACGGCTTCACCGGCCCAGCTCTCCAACGCTTTCGACAGCTCCAGCAAGGGCCCCTGGAGCGCGCCGAGGGAGTGGAGATGCTGCGCTTCGTCGAACACGGCCACGCCGTGCAGATGGTCCCTGTCCTGGACGACGGCGTAGCAGTGGACACCCCTGAGGATCTAGCGCGAGCCGAGAGCCTCCTCGCCCAGTACACATGCCTAACTGCTGGCACGACGGGGCGGCCTGTCGGCCCTTGA
- a CDS encoding endonuclease/exonuclease/phosphatase family protein: MVLGRGTRLLAAAMTVAWAVLVGPSAPSGALSARPLPVGAVGDIVPNRVMTWNICNPCDAGNVDRAAEIATFAPQVIGLQEACVRDVERIRDHLESLYGLVYHVEYGTVLRNWGRCGGAPWNPGAFGQAVLSAAPMTDLANVEYPDGGSEDRGYMAVTTTVGGRPVRVFNTHLAQRRQEAVRADQIRVLAADVARHDRAIVIGDFNAVPDAPELTGMWALAADTDPQCHPSPTGTCKPTTDWQSKFDYIFLRGIVPLEHHVHPTPYSDHHLLHTDVDPTWI, translated from the coding sequence ATGGTGCTCGGCAGGGGCACGCGGTTGCTGGCGGCCGCCATGACGGTGGCCTGGGCGGTGCTCGTCGGCCCGAGCGCACCAAGTGGTGCCCTCTCCGCCAGGCCACTGCCCGTCGGAGCCGTCGGGGACATCGTGCCGAACCGGGTCATGACGTGGAACATCTGCAACCCCTGTGACGCGGGCAACGTCGACCGGGCAGCGGAGATCGCCACGTTCGCGCCCCAGGTCATCGGCCTGCAAGAAGCGTGCGTGCGGGACGTCGAGAGGATCCGGGACCACCTGGAGAGCCTTTACGGGCTCGTCTACCACGTCGAGTACGGGACGGTTCTCCGGAATTGGGGCCGCTGCGGGGGAGCACCGTGGAATCCCGGGGCCTTCGGCCAGGCGGTCCTCTCGGCGGCACCGATGACAGACCTCGCCAACGTGGAATACCCCGACGGCGGATCCGAGGACCGGGGGTACATGGCAGTCACCACCACGGTGGGCGGCCGGCCCGTCCGGGTCTTCAACACACATCTCGCCCAACGACGACAAGAGGCGGTCCGAGCGGACCAGATCCGTGTACTCGCCGCCGACGTCGCCCGGCACGACCGCGCGATCGTCATCGGCGACTTCAACGCCGTGCCGGACGCCCCCGAACTCACCGGGATGTGGGCACTGGCCGCGGACACGGACCCCCAGTGCCATCCCTCGCCCACGGGCACCTGCAAGCCGACCACCGACTGGCAGAGCAAGTTCGACTACATCTTCCTGCGAGGCATCGTCCCGCTGGAGCACCATGTGCATCCGACCCCGTACTCGGACCACCACCTGCTGCACACCGACGTGGACCCCACCTGGATCTAG
- a CDS encoding phosphotransferase family protein — translation MSDAIRDTTARRVRHFVDAGYPDAGPVEAAVEGAVYRLGDGTVAKVWERRRGSELRRMQRFYADAAAHLPFGAPEILAVEDIDGVPMTVERELTGEPLAGRIRTDDPDEVLPEAVDCLVGVLRALADAHDVDEVKHLSVLDEERPLWEGHTTFGSALADLVDRRVSRCADRLSTHVRDFDDTRARLLRKLRSLPRTDEAVVHGDVFPETVLVDDDLRPLALVDYGFLSTGGDPRFDAAVAAAIFPAGTEHAPEITRQLTTRFADEFGYAVDDLLLYRAAYAMATSDAFAPGGGDEHFAWCVTVLEDPAVAESLHR, via the coding sequence ATGTCCGATGCGATACGGGACACCACGGCCCGGCGCGTACGACATTTCGTCGACGCCGGATATCCCGACGCCGGGCCCGTCGAGGCGGCGGTGGAGGGAGCCGTCTACCGACTCGGGGACGGAACGGTGGCCAAGGTGTGGGAGCGCCGACGGGGATCCGAACTGCGGCGGATGCAGCGTTTCTACGCCGATGCCGCGGCGCACCTGCCGTTCGGCGCCCCGGAGATCCTCGCCGTCGAGGACATCGACGGTGTCCCGATGACCGTGGAGCGGGAGCTGACCGGCGAGCCCTTGGCGGGCAGGATCCGCACCGACGACCCGGACGAGGTGCTGCCCGAAGCGGTCGACTGCCTGGTCGGCGTGCTGCGCGCCCTCGCGGACGCCCATGACGTCGACGAGGTCAAGCACCTTTCTGTGCTGGACGAGGAACGCCCGCTGTGGGAAGGCCACACCACTTTCGGATCCGCCCTGGCGGACCTGGTGGACCGGCGGGTCAGCCGGTGCGCGGACCGGCTCTCCACGCATGTCCGCGACTTCGACGACACGCGCGCCCGGCTGCTTCGGAAGCTGCGCTCGCTGCCCCGAACCGACGAGGCGGTCGTCCACGGTGACGTCTTCCCGGAGACCGTGCTGGTGGACGACGACCTGCGGCCGCTCGCCCTCGTGGACTACGGCTTCCTGTCCACGGGCGGGGATCCCCGGTTCGACGCTGCCGTGGCCGCGGCCATCTTCCCGGCGGGCACCGAGCACGCCCCGGAGATCACCCGGCAGCTCACCACGCGGTTCGCCGACGAGTTCGGCTACGCGGTCGACGACCTCCTGCTGTACCGGGCCGCCTATGCGATGGCCACGAGCGACGCCTTCGCGCCGGGCGGCGGTGACGAGCACTTCGCCTGGTGCGTCACCGTGCTCGAGGACCCGGCCGTCGCCGAGTCCCTGCACCGGTGA
- a CDS encoding amidase family protein, whose translation MSYAPGRGVPYRIGHLVPPSAPGVNDRPVGGADAGTISHGRPLARATPGDGALPGAVRSATRIRRNSAGGSCGPAAAVAAHLTPADLGSDLAGSLRLPAHYCGVYGLRPTQGLVPARGHIPRPPGWITSSDMVTPGPLARHPRDLDLFLDALTTPSPAENSPWLVKLPTARCAVGQLRVAVWAEDASCPVDRETADALAAVEQALASSGTNVRRTTGPVGFAGSLRLFEQLLHATATAATDDEAGAAELVAARDLHEDDASPRATFLRHRTQTHRAWLRANEERLRLRETWHWFFADAEHDVLITPAAPTAAIPAGTRALTVDGVERRFFDQTGWANLTVVR comes from the coding sequence ATGTCGTACGCGCCGGGCCGTGGTGTCCCGTATCGCATCGGACATCTCGTGCCTCCTTCCGCCCCCGGCGTGAACGACCGGCCGGTCGGCGGGGCCGACGCCGGGACCATCTCCCACGGTAGGCCCCTCGCCCGCGCGACACCCGGTGACGGAGCGCTGCCGGGCGCCGTGCGGTCCGCCACGCGTATACGGCGGAACAGTGCCGGCGGATCCTGCGGCCCCGCCGCCGCAGTCGCTGCCCACCTGACCCCCGCCGACCTTGGCAGCGACCTCGCCGGGTCACTGAGGCTTCCAGCTCACTACTGCGGCGTCTACGGCCTGCGTCCCACGCAAGGACTCGTCCCGGCTCGCGGCCACATCCCCCGCCCACCGGGATGGATCACGAGCAGCGACATGGTCACCCCGGGCCCCCTGGCACGCCACCCCCGCGACCTCGACCTGTTCCTCGACGCGCTGACGACACCGTCACCCGCCGAGAACAGCCCCTGGCTCGTGAAGCTGCCCACGGCGCGCTGCGCAGTCGGCCAGCTCCGCGTAGCGGTGTGGGCCGAGGACGCGAGCTGCCCCGTCGACCGTGAAACTGCCGATGCTCTCGCCGCCGTCGAGCAGGCACTGGCCTCCTCGGGCACGAACGTCCGCCGTACCACGGGACCGGTTGGCTTCGCTGGCTCTCTCCGCCTTTTCGAGCAGCTCCTCCATGCCACCGCGACGGCCGCCACCGACGACGAAGCTGGAGCGGCCGAACTCGTGGCGGCGCGTGACCTGCACGAGGATGACGCGAGCCCACGGGCCACCTTCCTCCGCCACCGAACGCAGACACACCGTGCCTGGCTCCGCGCCAACGAGGAGCGCCTGCGGCTTCGGGAGACGTGGCACTGGTTCTTCGCCGACGCCGAGCACGATGTCCTCATCACCCCCGCCGCTCCCACCGCGGCGATCCCGGCCGGCACCCGCGCTCTCACGGTCGACGGCGTCGAGCGGAGGTTCTTCGACCAGACCGGATGGGCCAACCTAACGGTAGTTCGTTAA